CTGACCCGTGACGGGGTCGCATCATGCCCTGAGATGGCGCTGATCTTGGAAGAGGATTGACTGGGCGACAGTCTATTTCGCGTTCGAGTGCGGGAACCTGCCCTGCAAAGCCCCAAGCAGACCGTCGATCTCGGCGATGCGAGCACGAAGTTGTGTCAGCTCCCCCGACGCGAGACCCGGTTGCTGATTGCCCTCTGCGGCTACACGATGCGCGAGTTCAGAAAGCTCGGCGTGTTCGCTTTGTAGCAGCCGTTCGAACACCCGCGCCTGAGCTATCTCGGCGGGCGGTGCGGGGTGGCGCGGCAAGATGCCCGCCGCTGCGGACGCCGGCGCGGTGATCGCGCCGCCGGCGCACGATTGGGCGGGGTTTCGCGGCCGCCGTGGCAACGTCATCGGACCAGATACATCGGCGTGGTCTGCCACGTATCCCTCCTACCCAAGGGGGCCATTGTTCACTTGTCGGTAACCTACGCCGCCCCTCTCGACAGCTTCCGAATACACCCCAACTGTTCACCTCTGAGACATCATCGGGCCATACGCGCTTCACCTGAGTTGCAGGCCAAGGCGCGCACCGATATTCAGCAGCCGCAACGCGTCGTGGGGTGCCACGCCGCAGCGTGACACCCCACGAGGTGTAGAAGCTCTACGCGGACTCAACCACCGATCGGCGGCCGACCCATGACGGTCGGCTTGAACCCGTAGCGCGGACCCAGACCGTTGCCGAAGCCTGCGCGCGTGCCGGCCAACGGCATGCCGCCGAGGAGGTTCCCGCCACCGCTGGCGGCGGCCTCCGGCGCGGCGGTGACATGGCTGACCAATTGCACGCCCTGCGGAGCAGCCGCGGGCGCCCCACCGATCCAGGACGCCGGCACCGCGAGCTTGCCGACCGTACCGGCGCCACCCGTGATAGCCGACACCGCGTGGGCGCCGGCACCGGCGGCGCCTGCGGCCCCGCTGCCCAGTCCGGCACCCAGGCCGCCCAGTCCCTTGAGCGCCGGTGCGGCTGCGGCCGGCGCGGCCCCGCCCAGGATTCCCGCGCTCTTGGCGATCTGGACACCGAAGTTGCCCATACCAACGCTGAAGTACGGCAAACCCTCAGTGTTGTAGAACAAGCTGGCGTACGGCGAGTACAGCGTGACCAAACCAGCCAGCGAGGTGGGCAAGACGGTCGTGCCGAAGATGTAGCCGAACAGTGTCCCCTCGATCGACGACGGAGTTCCGAACGCGCTCTGGAAGCCCGCTGGCGTCAGCAGTGCTTGAATGTTGCTCGGCAGCAACGAGATCAGCTCCTGCAGGATCGTCTGCGAGCTGGTGGCCGCCGACGTCGCGGTGGCCTGGCCGACCGCAGCCGACTGGTCTGCAGTGCCGCCGGGATTGGTGGTCGCTGCTGGGGTGGCGAACGGGGTCACCTTCGCCGCGGCGGCGGACTGCCCCGCATAGCCGTACATCGCCGCGGCGTCCTGCGCCCACATCTGGGCGTACTGCGCCTCGAGCTGCATGATCAACGGCGTGTATTGACCAAACACGTTGGCCTGCACCGCGGCAGCGGTCTCGGCGCGGTTGGCGGCGACGAGCGGCGGCGCCACAGTTGCGGCGAACGCCTGCTCGAAGGCGGCAGCCGCCGCCTGGGCTTGGGTCGCGGCCTGCTCGGCCTGCGCGGCAGTCTCCTGCATCCAGGTGATGTACGGCTGCGCCGCGCTGGCCATCGCCGCCGACGCCGGACCGTTCCACTCGTCGCCGGCGAGCTGCGTGATCGTCGTCTCGTAGCCCTGCGCGGCCGACTGGAGCTCGGCGGCCAGCCCGTTCCATGCCGAGGCCGCAACCTGGAACGACGACGATCCGGGACCGGCGTACATCCGGGCCGAGTTGATCTCAGGCGGTAACGCCCCGAAATCCACCATGTGAATTGCCTCCTAGCCAGCCGCAGCCGCGTTGGCGGCCTCGGTGGCTGCGTAGGAATCGGCGCTAGTGCCCAGCGTGTTGACGAAAGCTTCGTGGATTGCCGCCGCCTGCTGGCTGACGGCCTGATACAACTGCGCGTGAGCGACGAACTGCGCCGCCGTCAGAGCCGAAACCTCGTCTGCGGCAGCGGGAACCACACCAGTGGTCGGGGCTGCTGCGGCGGCGTTCTGGGCGTTGAGGCCCGCGCCGATACCTTGCAGGCTGGTGGCCGCTGCGGATAATGCTTCCGGCTGTGTGGTCACGAACGACATCCGGTTTCCTCCTAAGTAACCGTTGCGCGTCTACGACCTTGGGCAAGGTCGTCCGGGTGCAAGATTAGATGGTCACGATGGGGTAAAGCCGCTGCCGACCTAACTGTTCACGCCTGGACGGCGAGTATTCACCCCGCGATATCGCCCGTTCACCTGCCGTTCGACAAACCTTTCACCTGCGGTAACGCATTGACCGACGGGCTCTCCTACCGCCGGCGAGGCGAGCCGTGCCGACCCATGCGCGACACTCTTCTCACCGCTCAGCACGCATGGCAGTGAGGTTGCGCGACAGAGGTTTTCGGCACAACGCGGCGGCAGCACAGGCTGGTGAAGCGAATCTTCAACGCGCACAGTGCTTTAGCGGTCTGACATGCGAGATGGTCGGGCGATACGACGGCCGCCTTTCGCCGCCTGGCACGATCCGCTGAGACCGGCGCGAACGCCAGCCTCCCCGGTTGCGCACTTCGGACCCTCATTCTCGCGAAGGCGTTTCGCGCCACAACAGCGTCAATACCGCTGGATGGCAATATCTTTGGCGCACCGCGAATGCGAGTTCCGTCGCCAGGAATGACCGGTGCATCCCCCCGCCGGGCCGAGCTCCCGCTTAGCCGCCGGCGGGCGGCTTGGTCATCACCGAGTGCTTCAGCCCGTATTTCACGGTGTATTGACTGCCGCGGCTGCCACCGAGGCCCGCGTTGCCTGCCATCGGAACACCGTTGAGGATTCCATTGGCTTGGGGCGCTGCCGACCGTGCGGCGCTGACCAGCTTGGCCTCTTCGACCACTGCGGGCGTCGCCCCTTGCCAACCGGCGGGCACCGAAAGCCGGCCAAGGCTGTTGGCCTGGCCCAGGCTGGCCTGCACGCTGCTGGCCGTGAACGGCGCACCGCTCACGCCCGCGGTACCGCCGATGCCGCCGAGTGGCGCTGGTCCGATCAATGAGCCCGCTCCGGCCGCCGCGGCCGGATTGAACAGCGCCTGCGCCTGGGCCGGGGAGAGCAGCTGCTGGCCGATGCCCCACCCGAAGTTGGCCAGACCGACCGCGAAGTAGGCCTGGAGGATCTGGCGCATCGTGTTCAGGTTGGCGTTGGACAGGCCAAGGCCCCAACCGCCGGTCGGGAATTGGTTGTAGGTGTTGTAGATCAATTGCACGAGCCAGGAGAACGGGCCGGTGTAGGTCGGCGGCGTCGCGGCGGTCGTGGCTCCGGATGTCGCAGCGGGCAACGCCGAGCTGGTCTGAGTGCTCGTCGACGGTGCGGCCGCAACCGCGTTCTGGACGACCGATGCCGCTTGGCTGGCGGGCGTGGCAGCGGCGTTGGCCACCGCATTGCCCTGGCTGGTGGCCCCGTCGTCGGTGGTCGTCGTCTTCGGCGGCTCGGTGAACGGAGTGATCGCCAACGCGGTCTCCGAGGCGCCGGCGTAGCCGTACATGGCGGCGGCGTCCTGCGCCCACATCTCGGCGTACAGGGCTTCAGTCATCATGATCGCGGGGGTGTTCTGCCCGAAGAAGTTGGTCGCGACCAGGGCGGCCAACAGCGCGCGGTTGGCCGCGATCACCGGCGGCGGCACGGTCATCGCGAACGCCGCCTCGTAGGCGGCCACGGCTGCGCGAGCGTGATTGGCCGTCTCCTCGGCCTGAGCGCCGGTGGTCGTCAGCCAGGTGATGTAAGGAGTGACCGCGGACATCATCGCCACCGAGGTCGGGCCCACCCACGCATTGCTCGTCAGCTCCGCCAGCGCGGAGGTGTAACCGCTGGCCGCATAGCTCAGCTCCGCGGCCAGGCCGTCCCATGCCTCGGACGCCGCCAAGAGCGGCCCGGGCCCGGGACCCGAGTACATCCGACCTGAATTGATTTCCGGCGGCAACGCGGCGAAATCAAGCACCAGACCCTCCAGCAAGCCAAGATTGCGTCTGCTCCGTCGCCTGCCACGGCGAACCGGCAGCGTGCGGCGTTGTCGTGAATCGATCAGCAGTCGGCGGATCCTGGTGGACCGCCCGATCGGCGTCGATGTGCGGAACGCGATACATGGCCACAGACGAAATGCGCTTTCTTTTCCTCGGTAACCCTTGGCGTCAACAACATTGAGCCCGACGTTCATCGCTGAACAATCGCTGGCTGCGACATTAGATGGCCGCGCGGGCGATCCGCGACGACGATGCCGACTATTCATTCCTGATCAAACAGTGTTCATCCGCGATCAACTGTTGTTCAGATGATGTTCCACTTCACGCCACCTGGTGGCCGCAGAGCGACCGTTACCCAGCGGCCGGCGAAAAGGGCACGACGGTCGAGCGAAGCTCGAAGCGGGTCGGCGCCGGGGCGGCTGCCCGGCCGCCCATCGCGGTGATCGGCATCATCGGCGGCATGCTCGCGTGACCGGGGACGGTCGCAGCCGGTACCGCGCCGAGGGGCGCTCCTGCGGCGGCGCTCGCGGCCGGGGTCACGGCGGCGTTCCAAGCGGTCGGGACGGACAGAGCGCCCGCAGTCGTGGCCTGGCCCATACCGGCGGAGACGCCGGGCATGCTCTGCCCTAGTCCGGACAAGCCGGACAGCGTCAAAGCGCCGGTGCTAGAGCCTATTCCAGCTGAATGCACCGCCCCCAGCTCGTTGGCCGCAGTGGTCGCGGCCTTGGCAGCGGTGGCGGTGCTGCCCGCTGTGAAGAGTTTGGAGAGCATGCTCATCGGCATCGACGCGAATTTCATCGGCGTGCTGAGTTCGTTGAGCAGCGAGCCCGATGACAGCGACGAAGAGGACGACGACGAGTCGGTCGCCGTGGACGCGAGACCGCTCAAGGCTTGCGGCGACGAGAGGCTTTGCAGCGCTTGGGGTGTGCTGGAGATCAATTGCGGGCCCGACGACATGAGCGACTCGATGTCGGTCGCGCTGGACGTGCCCGCTGACTGGGCT
This genomic stretch from Mycobacterium paraterrae harbors:
- a CDS encoding PPE family protein, giving the protein MDFGALPPEINSARMYAGPGSSSFQVAASAWNGLAAELQSAAQGYETTITQLAGDEWNGPASAAMASAAQPYITWMQETAAQAEQAATQAQAAAAAFEQAFAATVAPPLVAANRAETAAAVQANVFGQYTPLIMQLEAQYAQMWAQDAAAMYGYAGQSAAAAKVTPFATPAATTNPGGTADQSAAVGQATATSAATSSQTILQELISLLPSNIQALLTPAGFQSAFGTPSSIEGTLFGYIFGTTVLPTSLAGLVTLYSPYASLFYNTEGLPYFSVGMGNFGVQIAKSAGILGGAAPAAAAPALKGLGGLGAGLGSGAAGAAGAGAHAVSAITGGAGTVGKLAVPASWIGGAPAAAPQGVQLVSHVTAAPEAAASGGGNLLGGMPLAGTRAGFGNGLGPRYGFKPTVMGRPPIGG
- a CDS encoding PE family protein codes for the protein MSFVTTQPEALSAAATSLQGIGAGLNAQNAAAAAPTTGVVPAAADEVSALTAAQFVAHAQLYQAVSQQAAAIHEAFVNTLGTSADSYAATEAANAAAAG
- a CDS encoding PPE family protein; the encoded protein is MLDFAALPPEINSGRMYSGPGPGPLLAASEAWDGLAAELSYAASGYTSALAELTSNAWVGPTSVAMMSAVTPYITWLTTTGAQAEETANHARAAVAAYEAAFAMTVPPPVIAANRALLAALVATNFFGQNTPAIMMTEALYAEMWAQDAAAMYGYAGASETALAITPFTEPPKTTTTDDGATSQGNAVANAAATPASQAASVVQNAVAAAPSTSTQTSSALPAATSGATTAATPPTYTGPFSWLVQLIYNTYNQFPTGGWGLGLSNANLNTMRQILQAYFAVGLANFGWGIGQQLLSPAQAQALFNPAAAAGAGSLIGPAPLGGIGGTAGVSGAPFTASSVQASLGQANSLGRLSVPAGWQGATPAVVEEAKLVSAARSAAPQANGILNGVPMAGNAGLGGSRGSQYTVKYGLKHSVMTKPPAGG
- a CDS encoding PPE family protein codes for the protein MDFAALPPEINSGRMYAGPGPGTMLAAATAWQSLAEELSSVAAAYGSILSTLTSGPWTGASSTAMAAAAAPYVTWLSATGDQAQQAATQATAAVSAYETAYAATVPPPLIAANRSLLAALVATNILGQNTPAIMATEALYAEMWAQDASAMYGYAAASATASQVTPFTNPPQTTNQGGLTSQAAAAAQSAGTSSATDIESLMSSGPQLISSTPQALQSLSSPQALSGLASTATDSSSSSSSLSSGSLLNELSTPMKFASMPMSMLSKLFTAGSTATAAKAATTAANELGAVHSAGIGSSTGALTLSGLSGLGQSMPGVSAGMGQATTAGALSVPTAWNAAVTPAASAAAGAPLGAVPAATVPGHASMPPMMPITAMGGRAAAPAPTRFELRSTVVPFSPAAG